From the genome of Gorilla gorilla gorilla isolate KB3781 chromosome 4, NHGRI_mGorGor1-v2.1_pri, whole genome shotgun sequence:
GTTGACTAGGGCTGGGGGGAGGTGGAGAGAAGAATGTGCCTCCCCTTGTTTCTAGAGTTACTAAATTCTTGTTAgatctttaaattttatgtaaattcttctttttttccctcttggaaAGGTGGGTATCGTATTTTAATTAGTAGTGGTGTCAAAGGAGGGCTAGATTAATTATTGGAAATCTCAAGTTCCAGatggttttaattttcacagcAGGGCACCAGGGtctatatttgtaaatttttttattaaaatcataCCTAGTGTATTTTAGGGGCGCTGAGGTATACTCTTTGTGGCTCCAAGGATACTGTACTCAGGAATTTGGGGCTATGATTTTTGTTATGGAGAAGCAAGTCCCTTGTCACTGAAATTAAACTTTTGTGGgtgagggaggggcaggggctaggaagcaaggggtcagggaaaagAGTGCACGAATTGGGAGTGGGGCGGTCACAGGCAAAGAAAGCAGCTGGTATTGGGGAGTCAGGCACAGCGGTTTAAgaccagagaggagagagagctaAGAGAGGGCACGTGGgctacccaaagtcacacagcagcgTACTGGGGAGAAAAATGTGGGCTGGTGGAGTGAGAGGAAAAGATTTGGACACAGCATACCTAATCAAGGGACAGTCACTCTTTGCCTGCTTGATGTCCTTGTTCAGGCAGGGCTTTGGGGGATCAGCTCTGGACCTCTCATCCTGAGGGAGGCTCTGTGGAGCATGGATGGTGTAGCATGGGGTCTCCCACCCTGGGGGGATTCCCAGGGGGGATCCGGTCCTGATTGGGATTTCTGGGCTCCTGGGAGTTAGTTACCCTTCAGCTTTGGTGGCCTCCATGGAGGGCAGCGGAATATCCTGCATACCCTTTCCTAGGGAGCTCGCACCTCACTCTCTGTGCCCTTCCTGCTATGAATAGCCAGGTTAAAGGTGCCAGGGGCACTAGCAGGGGCTCCAGATGTTTGCCCTGCAGGAAGGGGCCACAGACCTAACTTTTGGAGGAAATAGCTTGACGTCCTGAAAGGCAGGGGAGGTGTGCGTGCACATGCCTgcatctgtgtctgtctgtccccTTGGTCCCCTTCGCTACTTCTCTGTGGTTATTTGTATGGCATCTGTCCTGATTTGGGGAATGGGGTTATTTTTGTGATTGTCTGTCTTGCTTTGGGTTTGGGGGATGGGGTTATTTGCATGGCCGCCTGTTCTGCTTGGGAGAATGGCCTTTTTGTATGGCCGTCTGTCCTGCTTTGGGAAATGGGTTTTTTACACGGTTCTTTGTCCTGTTTGGTGGAGTAGAGTTGAGGGGCTAGGGAAGGTGGGTGACGATGGGGAGAAGGGCACACTGGTGTTCAGCCACAGGGGGCAGAACTCCCTTCTGGCTGGAGCCATCTGGATCCCAAGTGGAGCCAAGAGAGGCTGGAGGAAAGGGAACAGGTGATAGGCAGCTTCCATCTCCCTGCCTGAGGGGCAGGGGACAGCTACTTCTCTGACTTCTCAGTGGTTATTTAGGCATCTGTCCTGTGGGACTTGTTAGGCCTCCCCATGCCTGATTTTGGGGGAGTGAGGGACCAAAGATAGGACCAGGGACCATGTCACTGAGCCTTTAGACCAAGCCATTGCCCCTGGTAATAAAATGTGTCTTGTTCTCCTTCTGCCTTTCGAAGCCCAGCTCCTAGTGGAGACAGACACCTTCGGTAGTCAAGTCCGGATCAAGGGCAAGGAGACGGAATTCTACCTGTGCATGAACCGCAAAGGCAAGCTCGTGGGGAAGGTGAGTGATGGTTTGGGATTCCCGGGAACTTGGGGTTCCCCTCTGGCAGCTCTGGGAGCTGGAACAATGTGTCCAGGGCACTGTCAGTCCCAAATGGAAAAcaggccgtgtgtgtgtgtgtgtgtgtgtgtgtgtgtgtgtgtgtgagagagagagagaaagagagagagagacaggagagagagagagactgtaatCTCTTCCTTTCACCCCATCCCATCCCCCACTTCTCTTCCCCGGGGAACTTGAACTCACCAGGCCGAGGTATCCATGGCTGTGTCTCTCCTGTTGGGTGTGGAGCTCTGGCTTGCTTGGTAGTGGGAGAATCCTTGAGAGGCTCTGGGGCACCCCGGCTACATGTCCCTGACGTCTGGGAGCAAGGAACCGGCAGGCCAAGGGCTGTGGCTGCGTCGATCGTTTTAACAATTGCCAGGGGCTTACTGTCCTGCAGCAGTGACCTCTGGAACCTGGCCGCCTCGTCAGCGCTGGGCCTCTTGGTTCTAGCATTTCAGAAAGATTTTATTACTTTGAAACTGGCAAGAGAGCTGCATGTAACAAATTAgggtgggggcagaggtgggGCTGCACGTTGGGGGGACCCTCGGGTTGGGGAGACCCACGTGTGTGGGGATCTGAGTCTCCAATGATGCTGCTTCTCAGCACCCCTGTTCGTTTCCTGGGCGCGCTTGTTTGCAAAAGTCATGAACTGGCTTCCTCTGGGTGTTCGAATGGAAGGCGTTATCCACAGGAGCTCTATGGTAGGGTCAGGTTCTCTGTCCCCTTCTCTCTGCAGGGACTGACTCCCATATGCAGTTTGTATAACCAGGGTTGAGGGGGTTTTGCCTGGAcaggtggagtggggtggagggtAGGCCTGGATTCTAAGGGGGATGGGCTTGTGCTTGGGGGCAATGCCCCGGCTGATTATTTGCGGTTCATTACAtcttgttgggggtgggggagatgaCTTCAGTCTTGCTGAAGccatgtttttgattttttgaatcCCCCAAGTCTtatccttctccctctcccccataCCCAAGAGGCTGGGGAGGATGTAACAGGCCAGAGATCCCAGCCAGGGCATTGTCGcattattttgttaataattaCTGTCATAATAGCTTCCGCTAATTGAGCACTGACTTTCTGCCTGGCACTGAACTGAAACGCTCCCAATGAATCCCAGGAGGCTGCCACCGCTACCATCcccattccacagatgaggaagccGAGGCTTGGCCACGCCCGGGCACTTGTCCCAGGTCCCACACTAGAGCTCGGCGGGATTCAAAGCCCGGTTTGGAAGGAAAAGATTCCAGCCGCACTGCCCACACCAACTGAGGCTTCTCAAAGAGCAAAATAATAGTAATCCGCAGAGCGCGGCTCCGGGATGCCGAGGAGTGGTTTTAATTAGTGATTCACTTTCCGCCGTTGCGAGGCTGGCCGGCCGGCGAGGGGGGTCGGGGCCGGGGCCACGGACTGGGGCGCGGGCGCCGGGTCCCCCTGGCCTGGCCGGTCCCCCTGGCCTGGCCGGTCGTTTCCTGTGGCGGCGCGGCCCAGCCCCGCGTCAGGCGCTTTGTTCTCCTGCCCGCCTGGGCCGCCTCCCAGGCCCAACCTGCTTTGAGTTTTCGGCTCGTTTTTCTTTCTCCCCCAGCAGGGGCCAGCGGCACCCGCCAGTGCCCGTGCCCACGCCGCGGCCCGCCCTCGCCGTCTGCGCGCTGTTCCCGGCATCCTGACCCCAGGAGGGCCGCGCGGGGGTCAAAAGAGCAGCCCCGTCCCCTCGGgccgcccccccaccccgccgCCGGCCGCCTCCCGCCCGCGGGCTAGCCGCTGAGTCACCGCTTCCACAGGAGCCGGCTCCGATTTCCTGCCCCCTCGCCCTCTCTCCCGTCATTAATATTGGTGACGGTTCAGCTGGCGCGGCGCACCCTGGCGCAGCGGAGGGaggcccggccccggcccccggcGCCTCCCCCGCTCCCGCCCAGGCCTCCACACCCGCCCCCATCCCTTGCCAGCCTCCTGTCTTCTGGGCCCACCCGGGGGACTCGAGGACGCCACCAAATCCACCTGTCCAGGCTTGACCTCTGCCCCACCCAGCGCCCCCTCGCCCTCTGGCCCCCGAGGCGGGAATCTGGCTCCTGGGCTGCGGTCCTCTCCACAGCCTCCCTGCCCAGTCGGGCCTTAGGTCCTGGGAGTCCCCTCCTGTCCTAACCCCTGCCACCGCCTCTGTTCTGGCCTCCTACCATCCCGGAAATCGTTGCCCCAGCCGCCTGGCGTGTGGCTTCTGCATCTCCAGGCCTTTCCCCGCTGCCCACCTTCGGCTTTCTACAGCACATACGGCATTGGAGGGCGGCACATGAcctgccctccacccccacccatcTCCAAACCCATCCGTGGGTCCTCCCACCTTGCTATGGGACACCGAAGGCCCTGGGGAGCCTCCCCGGGCACATGGATTCCTTATGCTCCAGATGCGTGGCACTGAGCACCGCTGTTCCATGGACGGGGCCTTCGGGCACTGTCCGTGCTGTGCCCTCTGCCGGGACTGCCCTTCCCTCTGTCCACTTGCCCTGAGTCCTGGCTGGTCGTTCCCTGACCCTTCTGTCAGCCAACCCACCCCGGAGCCCCACAGTCCCTCCCACAGCCCTCTGTTGCCTGTCTGCTGACCTGGGTTGTCACTGTTTGTCTTTGTGCCTGCATCTTCTGTCAGAATGGGAGCTCCCTGAGGGCCGATTCTGCATCCATTCATCTGAGTTCTGTGTACCTGGCCAAAGGCCTCCGGGGGcaccaaagaaatagaaacatggTTCCTGCTGTCTGTGGATTGACTCTTAAGCTACAGCCTGAATTATCCACGTCAACCCAAGGGAGTCTAAGTACCCTGGCCTTGCTGAGCCTCAgcgtcctcatctgtaaaatgggaatgataatctGGGCACTTAGTAGGCAGGTAGGCACTTGATAAGTGTTAGTCCCTTTCCCCTTTGGAGCCGGGTCACGAGGTCACTTCTTCACCTGTGGGAACGCCTGGTCTCCAGTGCCGACTCCTTTGGAGTGGCTCAATGGGGCAGCTTCCTTGGGCCATCTGTGTGCCAACCCTGCACATCTCTGGCCACAGCAAGGATACCTGCATCGAGCCCTTGACAGAGCTTTCCAGAGGTTGCAGGCCCTTGCTGGAGTTACTCTTTCTGCTGCATTGTACCAATCAGATGCCAAAgctgtgtccccagcccctgCATGTTCAGGCGGCCCCCCTGAACATGCTACCCCTCCTTGCTACCCCTCTGGAACCCATGTCACCTGGCCCAGGAGGTGGCGCTTCCTTTCATTTTGTAAACAGTTGTTGAGTGTCTAGCATGATGTGCTaggcatttttttccccatctctggAGGCGCAACCCAGATTGTATTTTTCTCATCTGCCACCACCTATTGCGATCACTGATGAGTCCTTTTTGGGGCAACATAGAGCCACAGACCTTTTCAGGGCAGGGGAGTGCTCTGCCCACCAGCACATCTTTGTTAAGATGGCTTTGGTTGCAAATGGCTGAAACTTAACCTAAAATGCCTTAAGCAAAAAGGGAATACGGGGCTTAtatagcaaacaacaacaacaaaaaccaactgTCCAGGGGGTAGTTCTAGTTTCAGGTAAGACTGGATCTAGGGGCCAGATGAGGTCATCAGGATTCCATCTTCAGATCAAATGGAAGGACTAGGGCTCCAGTTTGGGAAGCAAGAGGTTGGAGGTGGTAGTAGGAAAGAGATAAAATTCTGCTACATCATCAGGGCTCTGGGATGGAATATTCACTTACTCTCTTACATACTGATGCTTCTGCCTTGCCTGAACCAATTAAGTCAGAGTTTCCGGGGGTCGGGCCCAAGcacaggtgtttttgtttttggagtctCTGCTGTGGTGAGCAGGGTCATAGAGGTAGCCAGGAGCAGAGGCAAGCGTCAAGCCCGGATGTAGCCTGCTGTTAGCTTCTTATCCATTTTTGCCTGAGGTCACGCGGGGGAACTTGTGATCCTCATAGCCCCAAGGCTGGTTCCCAAGATTCGTGAATTTCAGCCCAAAGCCCAGCTCTTCAACCCTTTTAAGTAAACCCAGACGTGCATTGAGCCCGTGTGACTGGCACTGGGTAGCTCCTTGTACATCCAAAACCTCGCTTTGTGCCAATGGTGGCTATGTGGGCCTGGGGGAGGCAAGATGTTTTGATGGGCAGCACCTGCTCCTCACCCTTTCCCCTCGTGGACCTCTTTGGAACTGGGCAGAGGAGAAGTGAGCTGCAGTGGCTAGGgcaagttcaaatcccagctctgccacttacaatctccatgaccttgggcaaggctgATTTGCTTCTGAGCTCTGCTTTCTTCTACCAAGCAGAGCTGAAGAAGAGGATGAAATGCAGTAATGGAAGTAGCAATGTTTGGCCTGTAGTTGGCAATCAATAAATGGTTAATGACTGAGTAGGGAGACCAAGTGTGCGAGACAATTTCTAGGGCTCAGCTTGCTTTGTCTCCCTAATCAGTGTGTCTCAGGAGGGACCTCTCATAGCTTCTGCTTGTCTCTGGGGCATTTATAACAGATCCAGGAGGGAGAGTCTGTTTTCTTCAGGAGGCAACCCCTTTCATGTGTCATCCCACCGTTTCCATCCTAATGAAAATGCGTTCAACCCCAAATGCTCGGGGCACCCCTGTCTTGAGCTAAGGCCTGTGCTCAGCAACAAGAGAACTGAGAAGCAGCCCTGACCTCAGCAGGCACTTAGGCTAATGCGGAGGCAGGCAGATATGGAATTTCTCTGTTGGGGCGTGGGGAGGAGAAATGGGGTTCAGAAGATGGAGTATGTGAGCCCAGCAAGACTTGACGCTTGAATGGAGTCTTAAatgaggaagaagaattgtccAGGGAGATAAAAGGAAGTCCTGGAAAGCTTCCCAGAGGAGGCAGTTTTTGAGCTGAGCCTGGAGGGATGAAAGCCATTTTCCAGGCAGTGGCAGGTATTCTAGGATGGGGGAGCATCATGGTGTAGCCTTTGTTCCGTTTGCTCCAACTATTTGGTTGAGACCAGGCAAAGAACCTGGATTCAGGTTGGACACGCAGCTTCCAGAATTTTCCATGGGGTACCCAGAGCCCAGGGACCACTCCTCTCCACCTGCCTTGCACACTTACCCTGGCTTTCCTCACAGTAGATCTTCGCTGCTCACGCCACCCATACTCTCCTCTGGGTCCCACGTGTGTGTCCCAGGTCTGCCCATgcctgttctgcagcctccttgAAAGATCTCATCTTCCAGAGAGTGTTTTCTTACCCTGCCTGTCCCTTTCTGCAAAGTTCAGCACTTTGTCTGGAGGGCCCAAGCTTGCCCTCTGCTCAAAGGTGAACGTTCCTGGAAGCTCCAGCCTGTTTTCCACTTCAAACAAAAGGCTGGAACTCACACCTCAGTCTCCACACACAGCCAGACCGCTGGGCTTCCAGCTTGGCTGGGCATCCGTCCGTAACGAGGAGTGGGCCCGGCCTAAATTTGGAGATGTTAGTTGGAAACTCGAGTGCTGCTAATTCAGGCCTTCCAACTTTGTGTTTCCCACTCTTCCCCATCGAGCAATTCGGCTGTCTCAGAGAGGAGACTAACACCCTGCCTCCTCACCACCCCCTGTCCACATCAGATCCAAGGGAGGCACGCCAGCCCTGTCGGGAACAGCTGCCCTTCAGGAATAATCTAGCAAGCTCCTACTGTGTGTCAGATTCATTTATAAGCATCACTCCTACAGTGTCTCTATGATGCAGAAGTCATTGTTCCCATTAGGTAGGTGAGGAATTTGAGGTTTACAGAGTGGGACTGACTGGCCTGAGGTTACACAAGGGAAGTGTTAGAGGTCGTTTGTTTTCTGACTCCAAATCTAGTGCTCCTTGCCCAGCAGACCCAGGCTCCCAAGGGAGTTCACACATGGGCCCCGGAGCCTGAGATCCCACAACCGACGGCACAGTTTGGAGTTTGGCCATGCGAAATCTCTTATTTTTGGAGGCCCCCACCTTACTTCATACCAAGTATTAAAATGCACCACATCCCACATGacatgtaatttatatttaactAGATCACATTGGAGTTGAGTTACAGCTGAGTAGCTGATTTAATGTCAGGTTTTACGCAAATCTATCAGGACTCATTTCTGTTGTAAGCGATAGAACACAGTATCACCTGTTTTAAAGGAAACGAACCATTATTGGCCCACGTAACCGTGAGGTAATGTGAGCTTCCGACGTGGCTGGATCTAGAGCCCAAATGATGTGACCAGGACGTAGTATCTGTCCTTCTCTCCTCCTTGGCTTTGCTTCATCTGTGCTGGCTTCACTGTCAGACAGGATCTCCCCTCATGGTGATAAAGTGGCTGCTTCTGCTTCAGCCTTACAAACTCCTCTGGTTTAAATCCACCTATGTTTGGGGTTGCCTAGAAAAGGTCTCAAGGAACACTCTGATTGGATGGCTTGGGTCACTTGCTCACCTGTGAGCCAATCACTGAGGCCACAGGGAAAATAGTGTCTGGATGTCTTGCTCTGGTAGGGATGAGGTGGAGCCCTTGGGCTATCTGGGTGGAGAGTGGGGAAGGAATAGATTTCTGAATGACAGTGGGAGTCTGTTACCTAATTGGAGGGTGGGGGAAAGATGCAGGGGCCAGTAACAAAAGTTTACTCCACAGATCCAGGAAGTGAAGGCTCTCTGTCCTGTGCTGCCCCAGCCACAGCCTCCTGCCCGTGCCCCTTGTACctgctgtctcctctctctcctcctaacAAAGAGTCTTCACTTGGCCAAACTAGAGTCAGGCTCCTGAACCTTCTCTTATGCCAATCTGTGCACTTCtttgtaaaatccagttttagcaagaGCCCTGCTAAGTCAGTTAAGCAAGAACACCCCACTCTTGATATATGATCAGGGTCCTCATCCTCCTCCATCCCCCAGGTGATGTCTGGTCACCCTGGCCTGTCCTCAGCAAAATCTCTGTTAGGTGGCTTTAGCCAGAATCCCCCACACCCTCGATGTTTCCTCTTAGTCATTTTccaccctgctccttggctataaaccCCCACCTGCCTGTGCCGTATTCAGAGTTAAGCTCAATCTCTCTCCCCCACTGCAAAACTTCATTACAGTTGTCCCTACAACAATCGCAATGGTCCTGAATAAAACCTTCCTCGCTGTGCTTTAGCAAGCATAActgagtcatttttttcttgaacactccccctctctcccctgcaGCCCGATGGCACCAGCAAGGAGTGTGTGTTCATCGAGAAGGTTCTGGAGAACAACTACACGGCCCTGATGTCGGCTAAGTACTCCGGCTGGTACGTGGGCTTCACCAAGAAGGGGCGGCCGCGGAAGGGCCCCAAGACCCGGGAGAACCAGCAGGACGTGCATTTCATGAAGCGCTACCCCAAGGGGCAGCCGGAGCTTCAGAAGCCCTTCAAGTACACGACGGTGACCAAGAGGTCCCGTCGGATCCGGCCCACACACCCCGCCTAGGCCACCCCGCCGCGGCCCCTCAGGTCGCCCTGGCCACACTCACACTCCCAGAAAACTGCATCAGAGGaatatttttacatgaaaaataaggaagaagctctatttttgtacattgtgtttaaaagaagacaaaaactgAACCAAAACTCTTGGGGGGAGGGGTGATAAGGATTTTATTGTTGACTTGAAACCCCCGATGACAAAAGACTCACGCAAAGGGACTGTAGTCAACCCACAGGTGCTTGTCTCTCTCTAGGAACAGACAACTCTAAACTCGTCCCCAGAGGAGGACTTGAATGAGGAAACCAACACTTTGAGAAACCAAAGTCCTTTTTCCCAAAggttctgaaaggaaaaaaagaaaaaacaaaaaaaaaagaaaaacaaagagaaagtagTACTCCGCCCACCAACAAACTCCCCCTAACTTTCCCAATCCTCTATTCCTGCCCCAAACTCCAACAAAAATCGCTCTCTGGTTTgcagtcatttatttattgtccGCTGCAAGCTGCCCCGAGACACCGCGCAGGGAAGGCGTGCCCCTGGGAATTCTCCGCGCCTCGACCTCCCGACGACAGACGCCTCGTCCAATCATGGTGACCCTGCCTTGCTCGCAGTTCTGGAGGATGCTGCTATCAACCTTCCGTGACTCACGTGACCTAGTACACCAATGATAAGGGAATATTTTAAAACcagctatattatatatattatatatatataagctattTATTTCACCTCTCTGTATATTGCAGTTTCATGAACCAAGTATTACTGCCTCaacaattaaaaacaacagacaaattatttaaaaaaccatGAGGCGAGTGGTGGCTGgtggcagg
Proteins encoded in this window:
- the FGF18 gene encoding fibroblast growth factor 18, producing the protein MYSAPSACTCLCLHFLLLCFQVQVLVAEENVDFRIHVENQTRARDDVSRKQLRLYQLYSRTSGKHIQVLGRRISARGEDGDKYAQLLVETDTFGSQVRIKGKETEFYLCMNRKGKLVGKPDGTSKECVFIEKVLENNYTALMSAKYSGWYVGFTKKGRPRKGPKTRENQQDVHFMKRYPKGQPELQKPFKYTTVTKRSRRIRPTHPA